A stretch of Leptospira terpstrae serovar Hualin str. LT 11-33 = ATCC 700639 DNA encodes these proteins:
- a CDS encoding SOS response-associated peptidase family protein, with product MSNLFTNRLVALEEYKTQWKNFSFDPIQYEEDYHKYKQNGLAVKPNDHCWYLKNVSDNISLSSGTWGTKQSFANRLITTTQSEHIFSSNFWKKYSINRCLIPVMSYFEWQMQRSGEKHKFKIEFINKNNFFGGIWGANSNGTTWVTIVTQVANEKTAEIHNSGDNKHRQPIIIRRENQDAWLDLKLNT from the coding sequence ATGTCAAATTTATTCACAAATAGATTAGTAGCTCTTGAAGAATATAAAACCCAATGGAAGAATTTTTCATTTGATCCGATTCAGTATGAGGAAGATTACCATAAATATAAACAAAATGGCTTAGCGGTCAAACCCAACGATCATTGTTGGTATCTAAAAAACGTTTCAGATAATATTTCACTTTCTTCTGGAACATGGGGCACAAAACAATCTTTTGCAAATCGTCTGATCACAACTACCCAATCAGAACATATATTCTCTTCTAACTTTTGGAAAAAATATTCGATCAACAGATGTTTAATTCCTGTAATGTCTTACTTCGAATGGCAAATGCAAAGGAGTGGAGAAAAACACAAATTTAAAATTGAATTTATAAATAAGAACAATTTTTTTGGCGGAATTTGGGGTGCTAATTCAAATGGCACTACCTGGGTAACTATCGTCACTCAGGTCGCCAATGAAAAAACTGCAGAAATCCATAACTCTGGAGATAATAAACACAGGCAACCTATTATAATTCGAAGAGAAAATCAGGATGCTTGGCTTGATCTAAAGTTAAATACGTAA
- a CDS encoding DUF4256 domain-containing protein gives MKNIQKISPQQMNDLLLVLKARFEKNTNRHKNLEWEKIQKKLELNPDKLWSLNEMERTGGEPDVVGYDKKTNVFIFYDCSKESPQGRRSLCYDRKAQETRKENKPKDNALAMALAMGIEILTEEQYRELQKFGNFDTKTSSWILTPASIRNLGGAIFADFRYDNVFIYHNGAESYYAARGFRASLQV, from the coding sequence ATGAAAAATATACAGAAAATTTCACCCCAACAAATGAATGACCTACTCTTAGTTTTAAAAGCTAGGTTTGAAAAAAATACTAATCGTCACAAAAATTTGGAATGGGAAAAAATACAGAAAAAATTAGAATTAAATCCCGACAAACTTTGGTCCTTGAATGAAATGGAAAGAACAGGTGGTGAGCCTGATGTCGTCGGTTATGATAAAAAAACAAACGTTTTCATTTTTTATGATTGTTCAAAGGAAAGTCCCCAAGGTAGAAGAAGCCTTTGTTATGACCGCAAAGCCCAAGAGACAAGAAAAGAGAATAAACCCAAAGATAATGCTCTAGCTATGGCATTGGCAATGGGAATCGAAATTTTGACTGAAGAACAATATAGGGAGTTGCAAAAATTCGGAAATTTCGATACAAAAACTTCAAGTTGGATACTAACACCTGCAAGTATTAGAAATTTAGGGGGTGCCATATTCGCTGACTTTCGTTATGACAATGTATTCATATATCACAATGGTGCAGAATCATATTATGCTGCTCGGGGTTTTCGAGCCTCACTCCAAGTGTAA